Within Salvia splendens isolate huo1 unplaced genomic scaffold, SspV2 ctg869, whole genome shotgun sequence, the genomic segment AGAAGTAACCTTGAAACTTCTCCGCCTCAAGAGTAGCACTCATGACAATAGTTTAAGGTCAGCCCTATTTTTCAACACCTCCTTGAGAAGCCCAAATAAAACATCCGTTGCCAAAGTCCTCTCATGGGCCTCATCAAGAATTATCACTTTGTATCTCTCTAGGAGTGGGTCGGTCATGGCTTCTCTCAAAAGCATACCATCTGTCAAGTACCTGCAGTGTCAGAAAAACATAAGTATGGATCTATTACACAGAAAACAAACTCCAGAAATTTCCAACTGATGATGAAAGAGTATGCATACTTCAAAACAGTTCGAGCACTGCTGCAATCCTCGAAACGAATGCTATAACCTACTTCTTCGCCAATAGCCACATCCATCTCTTCAGCAACTCTCCTTGAAACAGACATACAGCAGCCACCCTCCGAGGCTGAGTACATCCGACCATGTACTTTTTGCGCTTATCAGCTGACTCTAGCTCTATGGCATCCAGCACAAACTGAGGAATCTGTAAAAGTACAAATCAAAATTTAGCTTTCTAGCTAGATATTCATTGAATAAAATAACCTTTCAATTGACAGCATTAAATCGAGAAATTAATAAGTAATGCAATCAAAACTCAAAACTTCGTAACATGGAAATGCAAATCATCTGTTCAACATTAAAGGTGAATGCAATAGCAAAGCCTAGCTagtcaatataaaaaaataaaaacacagaAATGTATTCTTAACGGCTGTGCCGACTGCAtaataacaaattaattaagTCGAGCGCATGAACACCAACCTGAGTCGTTTTACCACTACCGGTTTCACCCACAAGGATAAGCGTCTGATTAGCTCTAAGAACCTGCAAAAACTCATCCTTTTGGTGCCACACGGGCAGAGTCTTCCTTTTCTCCAAAATCTCATAATATCTCTGCGAATAAGGCTTCGAGTTCCATTTATTTATCGTGGAGGGCAGCGCCGCCGCGGCCATTCTGTCGCTGCCGTTGCCCTGGGAAATTTCCCCGGCACGGCGGTCTCGTCCACAACGTCGAATAGACTCACCTTCCTCTTTCTCTCCGTCCCATCTACCTCTCTAATCCGACGTCGACACGATTGACGGTCGAATTGAGAAAAATCGAAAGCTAATCTCCAGATCCTAAAGATGGAAAACCCTAGAGAGAAGGTGAGTGTAATTAGGGTTTGTGGATACGAACTTATACTGAAACAGGGGTAGCCAACAAACTAACCGACTATTTCAATTATTGGGCCCAAGCCCAAAATTAACCAATCGCTCAATTCTCTAAGGCCTGCGAATTATGTTTAAAAATCTGCAGGCCAAGAACACAGACATACACGCGCACATAGTGGGCTTGTATGATTTATTTCCTCTcacttgttttgtttttattcgTTTAcaattacttcctccgtcccacatttgGAGTCACTTTTAGTTATAGCTCGGGTTTTAAGGAAGAGTTGGttggtgtaataaatgaagtgagatggTAGAATATGTAATAAATGAGGTGAGTTGGTGGAAGGTGGGTCTCTTTTGACTTTTTGGATTTAAAAGATGTTTATTGTTGACTTGTAAGAcaaattcattaaattaaataaacttaaggTAAAGTAATGTTCATTATGATTAATCATTTACTAACAACCAAAATTAATAAAGCTTAAAACCCAAAAAGGCCATCCGGCCAACACTCGATTCAAACAAAATGAATTTTGATTTCATTAATTCAAGCTCCAAAAAATTTGGAGGGAATGCAGTACAACAATGGAGGGAATGCAGTACAACAATGGATGGAAACCACAAATGCTAATGCTAAACCTATAAATACATTCACTCCACCATTACTATCAAACTGTTCTATTCCACCTACCAAAAAAGAAAGCAAACATATTTATAGCTAATTTAccctcagaaaattttcatcattggGCAATGGAGATGGACCAAGAGATGGATGAAGAGATGGAGCAGGAGCTGTTCGAAGAGGATCAGTTTCAAGAGCCAGAGGAGTTTCCAGAGCCTATGCAGTTTCCAGAGGCAGAGCCTCCACAAGAGGCAGAGTTTGGCCAAGGGCCTCTCTAAGTTTGAGCAGCCAAGAGAAAAACCTTATTGTGCAGTTCCTTCAATAGCAATGCCGTGCTGGAGCACTTCCACGTGGTTCACTCATAGAACCTGCAACAAAATTCAGAGCGCATCCAAGGACAGCCAGCCGCTTGTGGAGGATAGCCACTCATCAAATTGAACAAGGCCAACCTGTTGTCATGAAAGGCAAAGCATCAGGTTATACTAAGAAAAAAGGTAAAGTAAATCTTGATGAAGACAAGTTTAGACACTTGTCTATGCTTGAGAGATCCTCCATCAGAAAACTTGCTATTAAAATGGAAGTTAGCAAGTCCACAGCTGGCAGATGGGTGAAGGGAAACAAAATCAGACCACATACAAATGCCATCAAGCCTGCACttactgatgtgaacaaaatttCAAGAATGAGATGGAGTCTTAGTCATATTCTGCCAACCATATTTGAAGGAAAGCTTCTCTATCATGCAATGCACAACATTGTTCACATTGATGAGAAGTGGTTCTACATGACAAAGACTTCAGACAGATACTAC encodes:
- the LOC121791661 gene encoding uncharacterized protein LOC121791661, translating into MEMDQEMDEEMEQELFEEDQFQEPEEFPEPMQFPEAEPPQEAEAHPRTASRLWRIATHQIEQGQPVVMKGKASGYTKKKGKVNLDEDKFRHLSMLERSSIRKLAIKMEVSKSTAGRWVKGNKIRPHTNAIKPALTDVNKISRMRWSLSHILPTIFEGKLLYHAMHNIVHIDEKWFYMTKTSDRYYLLPEEDEPYRSCKSKRFITKVMFMCAVSRPMFASDGQPIFNGKIGIFPFTQQVPAKRKSKNRPRGTLET